The following coding sequences lie in one Trichoderma breve strain T069 chromosome 1, whole genome shotgun sequence genomic window:
- a CDS encoding f-box-like domain-containing protein, which produces MTQEPLKTPAPLLNNNHLDALSFSQHGSLPRDASGLGRGRSGSSLGSQRLRSGPDQHQHQPLLGEDAGVNADQLDEKLRRLSLDKGLDDLPSVPGQRISEYEKALNPQAARQGPGFQVIKRSEPRSDGIRLDNFPNEILTHIFSHLPPDCHSSVALVSKRFWALVTTHHAWRMAFMRYFPGHTVLESNGKAAAAHSSDVLRFETRYFPRLTSLATWRSEYLLRTRHLRNLARGKPGAPPGGTLSGRVGRAGKKSSAVLTYNSKLPWQVTNLHAVFLNGKKPPRVMQAAGDLGAATISDPTTGKIEKWGLEDLFTTPQLDEVAPNLVPYGLGDGPAGGPNVMDVSYTYGMISGEGFPGGRPFFRGVNEMRGRYIGGEISAVDTHLDIPKIPEMSDAICSVWIAKSSNVTSTTQSMCGMLTGSTLGIITAYSLGWDTTGPRYANGDVTARWVISPGVPIISLKVDDSFNQKRKSTSRVWAVALNALGEVYYLCDVPIGKPVRATGEDQTRNAWYAGRTVYWHLLEATRRIAREDELDKNATRGGYSPRSPSANMHLSQDQLVAEAREIEKFMRYRPSHFRKVCEGWDMQRKLEVDFASDDGKGAGENIFVIDCGLAENRPASIQRYSRSLIPVQATPSESTTPLAPVSTSLFGSIGGFANRISPISESHTPLSPPPTPKSPPVPSTVIHDWSKQVFDLRGYSHDIVTSAALDNSLSSLFTLGEDPLHTANEASSTTSPWADHGAREIPGRRTRFIIIGTNTGAVLVWNARDDDRTRETQPLRILQTESPEVSAVAASGLYLVHGGSDGLVQAWDPLASTVEPIRTINARSNGRVPRHMLVMNPAMDENTYAAVRAIYLDPDPTTLQGVVSFGAFLRYWSYGSNGHTAGRKRRIRHTDMDARLASRRQGHAVSGYIASEEAEMRRENEQQAREHSRRLKRFGALGDLTEEEALLYAQMVSEEAYHVEEQRRASDSAADASLDTASSVSENTVSTLTPDPSVAGPSASESNGVVEDEYEQQIQQAIRLSLMEGVNNDVAPSPLESSRGNSSGDFDFSVNVKYKHKAGKKGKQSESGSPSANHTPVGGPSRYTTTEDEDLALALSLSMQDQGGYSSPPQQPSDAELALEIQHEEFPSLPGEGVGKGKGKSVQRW; this is translated from the exons ATGACCCAAGAGCCTCTCAAGACTCCAGCACCGCTTCTGAACAACAACCACCTCGACgccctctccttctcccagcATGGCTCTCTTCCCCGCGATGCCAGTGGCCTTGGTCGAGGCCGTTCAGGCTCCAGCCTCGGCTCACAGCGTCTTCGCTCCGGCCCGgaccagcatcagcatcagccccTCTTGGGCGAAGATGCCGGAGTCAATGCCGACCAGCTGGACGAGAAGCTACGACGATTGAGCCTCGACAAGGGCCTCGACGATCTCCCTTCTGTGCCTGGACAGCGAATCTCCGAGTATGAGAAAGCTCTGAACCCGCAAGCTGCGAGGCAAGGGCCTGGATTCCAGGTTATAAAGCGCTCAGAACCCCGCTCGGATGGAATCCGTCTCGATAACTTTCCCAATG AGATCCTGACGCACATCTTTTCGCATCTGCCGCCCGACTGCCACTCCTCGGTGGCGCTGGTGTCGAAGCGATTCTGGGCGCTGGTCACCACTCATCATGCGTGGCGCATGGCATTTATGCGCTATTTCCCTGGACACACCGTCCTAGAAAGCAATGGTAAAGCTGCCGCTGCGCACTCCTCCGATGTTCTGCGCTTCGAGACTCGATACTTTCCTCGACTCACATCGCTGGCTACTTGGAGAAGCGAGTATCTCTTGAGGACTCGCCACCTGAGGAACTTGGCCCGTGGCAAACCGGGGGCTCCTCCGGGAGGAACCTTGTCTGGTCGGGTCGGCCGCGCTGGGAAGAAATCGAGCGCGGTTTTGACCTACAACTCGAAGCTGCCCTGGCAAGTGACCAACCTCCACGCAGTCTTCTTGAATGGAAAGAAGCCACCACGGGTTATGCAAGCAGCCGGAGATCTCGGCGCAGCAACCATCAGTGATCCCACCACGGGCAAGATTGAAAAATGGGGTCTTGAAGATCTATTCACCACCCCGCAACTGGATGAGGTTGCTCCTAATTTGGTGCCATACGGCTTGGGAGACGGCCCAGCCGGTGGCCCCAACGTCATGGATGTGAGCTACACCTACGGCATGATATCTGGTGAAGGATTCCCCGGTGGCCGGCCCTTCTTCCGAGGGGTCAATGAAATGCGTGGCCGCTATATCGGCGGAGAGATCAGTGCCGTCGATACCCATCTTGACATCCCTAAGATCCCCGAAATGTCCGATGCGATTTGCAGCGTATGGATTGCCAAGTCGTCGAACGTTACATCAACAACACAGTCAATGTGCGGAATGTTAACAGGCTCTACTCTCGGCATCATTACTGCATACTCACTTGGCTGGGATACCACCGGCCCGAGATACGCCAACGGAGATGTCACAGCACGATGGGTCATCAGTCCTGGTGTTCCCATCATATCCTTGAAAGTCGACGATAGCTTCAACCAAAAGCGAAAGTCGACCTCCAGGGTCTGGGCTGTGGCTCTGAATGCGCTAGGTGAGGTCTACTACTTATGCGATGTCCCTATCGGAAAACCAGTTCGAGCAACTGGGGAAGACCAGACCAGAAATGCCTGGTATGCCGGTCGTACAGTATACTGGCACCTTCTAGAGGCAACTCGTAGAATTGCTCGAGAAGACGAGCTAGACAAGAACGCAACACGTGGGGGTTATTCGCCCCGATCGCCGTCAGCCAACATGCATCTCAGCCAGGACCAGCTCGTGGCGGAGGCCCGGGAAATAGAGAAGTTTATGCGCTACAGGCCCTCTCACTTCCGAAAGGTCTGCGAGGGCTGGGATATGCAGCGGAAGCTAGAAGTGGATTTCGCGAGCGATGATGGTAAAGGCGCTGGGGAGAACATCTTTGTGATTGACTGCGGCCTTGCCGAGAACCGGCCTGCTAGTATTCAACGTTACTCGCGTTCCTTGATACCTGTGCAAGCCACTCCCAGCGAATCAACGACACCTCTTGCACCAGTTTCTACGTCGCTCTTTGGCAGCATTGGAGGGTTCGCCAACCGGATTTCTCCAATCTCCGAATCTCACACACCGTTGTCTCCGCCTCCTACTCCCAAATCGCCTCCTGTGCCCTCGACAGTCATTCATGATTGGTCCAAACAAGTGTTTGATCTCAGGGGCTACAGCCACGATATTGTGACTTCAGCCGCTTTGGACAACTCGCTCTCCTCGCTATTCACACTGGGAGAAGACCCTCTGCACACTGCAAATGAAGCGTCATCTACGACGAGTCCTTGGGCCGATCACGGGGCAAGAGAAATCCCTGGGCGTAGAACTCGCTTTATCATCATCGGAACCAACACAGGCGCAGTTCTGGTTTGGAATGCCCGGGATGATGATAGGACCCGTGAGACACAACCACTACGCATCCTCCAAACTGAGTCCCCAGAGGTGTCTGCAGTGGCAGCATCTGGGCTGTACCTCGTTCATGGCGGCAGCGATGGCCTTGTGCAAGCCTGGGATCCTTTGGCATCTACAGTGGAGCCCATCAGAACCATCAATGCCAGATCAAATGGGCGAGTTCCTCGTCACATGCTGGTTATGAATCCGGCAATGGATGAGAATACATACGCAGCTGTGAGAGCTATATACCTTGACCCTGATCCCACAACCCTTCAAGGAGTGGTCTCTTTTGGGGCGTTTTTGCGATACTGGTCCTATGGATCGAACGGTCACACCGCCGGCCGTAAACGCCGCATCCGACACACTGATATGGACGCTCGGCTCGCCAGTCGTCGCCAAGGCCATGCAGTATCGGGCTACATTGCCTCTGAGGAAGCCGAAATGCGGCGGGAAAATGAGCAGCAGGCTCGTGAGCATAGCCGTCGCCTCAAGAGATTCGGCGCGCTGGGCGACTTgactgaggaggaggcgctTCTTTATGCCCAGATGGTCTCCGAAGAAGCGTACCATGTAGAGGAGCAACGGCGGGCTAGCGATTCCGCAGCTGATGCCAGTTTGGACACTGCTTCTTCCGTCAGTGAGAACACTGTCTCGACTTTAACTCCCGATCCAAGCGTTGCCGGCCCGTCTGCTTCGGAATCAAACGGTGTAGTCGAAGATGAGTACGAACAGCAGATTCAACAGGCCATACGATTATCCTTGATGGAAGGGGTCAACAATGACGTGGCGCCATCGCCCCTTGAATCATCACGAGGTAACAGCTCTGGTGATTTTGACTTCTCCGTCAATGTCAAGTACAAGCACAAGGCCGgcaagaaaggaaaacaatCCGAGTCTGGGTCGCCGTCTGCAAATCACACGCCCGTTGGCGGTCCTTCACGATACACTACTACCGAAGACGAGgacttggccttggctcTCAGTCTTAGTATGCAAGATCAAGGGGGATACtcgtcgccgccgcagcagcctTCAGATGCGGAGCTTGCGCTCGAAATCCAGCATGAGGAGTTTCCATCCTTGCCTGGTGAGGGAGTTGGTAAGGGGAAGGGTAAAAGTGTGCAGAGGTGGTGA